Part of the Candidatus Dependentiae bacterium genome is shown below.
CATTATTGATACACCTGATAGCTATGGCGACACACCGCTCATACATGCTGTTAGCGATAATAAAAAAGAACTCGCGCACCTGCTCCTCGAGAATGGTGCGGATATTAATAAACCTAATAACAATGGCCAAACGCCGCTCCATACAGCTCTCTATTATTCCAACAAAGAACTTGTGCAACCGCTCTTGCAGAGCGGTGCTAGTCCTTTCATTAAAGACGAAGAAGCAAAAACGGCTCTTGATACTCTGCGAGTAGATAACCCTTATTGGTCTTCTGAAGAAAAGCAGCCACTGATAGAACTGGTTGAGCAGTATATGCGGCTGTTTCAAGAAGTGCAGCATAGCCCTACTATTGATACACTTAAAAAAGCGGTACAGCTTGGCTATCCAGGGTTGGTTAAACAGCTTCTCAAGAAGATCAAGCCCAACATTAAACAGA
Proteins encoded:
- a CDS encoding ankyrin repeat domain-containing protein, whose translation is MQKLLTLSVILLFTQSHATELTDAIRTNDRHKIEQLLAQSSTIIDTPDSYGDTPLIHAVSDNKKELAHLLLENGADINKPNNNGQTPLHTALYYSNKELVQPLLQSGASPFIKDEEAKTALDTLRVDNPYWSSEEKQPLIELVEQYMRLFQEVQHSPTIDTLKKAVQLGYPGLVKQLLKKIKPNIKQIRQVGQLAQQEYNQTNNEAFTTTKRVLTDYMHALMLAHAEPGIPADILPADILHVIAGYAV